The nucleotide window AGCTGCATCTGGGCCACGGCCTGGCTGAAGTCCTCCAGGTCGGCCTCTTCCTTGTCGTAGTCGGTGTTGCTGAACTCCACCGTGAGTTTCAGGTTCTGGTCCTTGATGTAGTAGTTGAAGCCGCCGGCCAACCAGGTCAGTTCCTGGGCATCGATGTCGTTCAGCTTGGCGAAGGACCAGTCCTCGTAGCGGGCGAAGAACTGCAGGGGCAGGTTGGGCAGGAGGTAGCCGGCCTTGACGTAGGAGCCGTTCTTCTCCGAGGCGTTGGGACCGGTGCTGCCGGCCTTGTAG belongs to Desulfuromonas sp. and includes:
- the extI gene encoding selenite/tellurite reduction operon porin ExtI, with protein sequence KKKVLTLGAAYQYESDVAFAGTDPKDLNAWTADLFFEYPLEEVGTFTVSSAYVDYDMDDAYKAGSTGPNASEKNGSYVKAGYLLPNLPLQFFARYEDWSFAKLNDIDAQELTWLAGGFNYYIKDQNLKLTVEFSNTDYDKEEADLEDFSQAVAQMQLIF